In Mycteria americana isolate JAX WOST 10 ecotype Jacksonville Zoo and Gardens chromosome 4, USCA_MyAme_1.0, whole genome shotgun sequence, the genomic stretch ATTCCTACCACCATCCATTCCAAAGAATGTAACAGTGCAACATTTAAAGAATGAGTTCTCCTTTCTGAACAtgaataataaaggaaatattattGCTGTCATCACATTTAGAAagcctcaaaaaaaccctcagcagtCAACACTGTACGTCAGTGGGTACACCACATTTTAATTTCTAGGCTAGATAGGAAATGAGGAGTGAAGAACAATTCTCCATATCCTTTTATAATTTCTTCCAGATAATCTTTAAAGAGTTGCAGTAAGAAGATTATATAGGTTccaaaattttaatttaagagaaaTGTCGTAGCAAAGGAAAACTGTTAGTAACTGGAAAGGACTGTGTTTTGGCACTGCAGTACTGCTTGATTGTAATGGACAGGTCATGGTACTGTCTACATGCAAGAACTGGGTATTTGAAAACAACTGTTGCAGTGCGATACATTTCCAACTCAAGCAGCTCTGTGCCATTAGCAATATAAAGTAAAATCCCCAAAATAATTCAAAGACACTTGGAAGAAATACAGTGGAGTAAAAGCTTTATGCTGAATTATGTGCTGTCAGAATCAGCAGCAAGTCAAAACAGAATCCAggaggtgtaatttttttttttaatgcattatttatcCTTAAAGGGGGGGAGCCTATCTTAGACATTTCAAAAAATTTCTTCATGCCTGTATGTAAGTACACACTGTGGGTGAAATTCTGCTCTCAGGCTGCAATACCCAGTTACCCTTATTTACCCTGGTTTTAGCCATATAACTTTTGTTGATATTTTGTGCTCACTTTGCACTGGTATTAAATAGGATATAGAAGGCCATTCTGGCTGTGAGCCATGTACAGTGTCTGTTGGTCAAATGGGCTGCAAAGCTGGTGCCTCTCGCTAATGACCCTTCATCTTTCAGAGGGACCCTCAAGCATCTAAGGCTGATTTAATAATGTCTATCTCCGGCAACTtctttaaagcataaaaaatgtTAAGCGGCAGCAGCCACACCTTTACTGACTTTATTGATACACTTGTCTGGAGCTTTTTGAATTATTCTTTGGGAATATGTCCCTTCAGTCCaatttgaactaaaaaaaagagagaagaactTAAGTGGCCAGAGTGATTTCTTACAGTCCCTATTCCTCCAAGAACTCAGATTTGGAAAAAGCAGGTGATATGAAAGCTCTTTTCCTGGTAACGGGCACAGATGCTGACATCTTAACTTGATAGTACACATTTAGacaaaaactaaagaaaagtgaTGGCCAGTGAAAAATTCCACTCACAAAGTTTTATAAATTCAGATTGGACCCATCTGAAACATAAACCATTTCCTTAACTGTCTATTCCCCTTAGTATTAATTGTGGAGAAGAGAGTATCTCCATTAGCTTGAATTACAGCAAACttgtacattttattattttgtacttaGACTAGGCAAGGAGTCAGAGCTTTGCCAGTGTCTCACTGCTTAACTCTGCACAAGCCTTTAACTTCTCTCTGCCTCAACTTTTCCATCTGTATAGTGATTATGCTGTGCCTTGTTTTGGAAAGCACAAATAGGAAACACTCCTGTGCTGTTTAATAGCATgataatagcattttaaaaaccactatctgtttttaatttctcatcaCAAGAATATGTGATTCCCAGAAGTTCTaaaattcggggggggggggggggggggaatggatgtattttaaattaaaaaaaaaaaacaaacacagaaaatgggAATTTCTTCAGTACATTTGCATGTAGCGCACTAGAGGGCCCTCAGGAGCTAGAAATAGATGGAATGCACTTTTGGAAGGCACATACTTCACAGGACTTttcattacagaatttaaaatagaagttgctgggttttggggttttttgtgtggatttttttttgtcgtttttttttttttttataacgtGAGGTTCATGTGAGTTTATAGCAGTTCATATGCAAACCACCTCTCAGTACAGTTAGCTTCCAAACAGTCTTTAGCTTGCAATGAATACCTAAATGTGAACCAtacttaaaactgaaatatgtgCTAGAATACTTTGAGAACGTCAGCTTTTACTAAGTTATTTTATTAACCTAAGGACTTTACCAGAACGAAGGATGTGTCAAGCTGTGAATAGGTaagagattttatatttttatagcaatatatatttatgaatgtGAACTGTATTCATGTTCAACTAGGGAAATTTGGCACTGCTAATATATGTTTCTATTAGTGAATATGTGCATATTTAACTGCTACAGTTACTGGTGCTTAATGTATAATTTACAGCACTTCCATAACATGAGGTTTAGTGAAGACTTTGTCTCGTAAGAAAAAGATGACAATGATCTGGGTTTgacaagcttttcttttaatgctgGAAAACAGCTAGCTGAGATTGCAAATTGAgcctgtatttcattattttagtgtTTAGTTTATACTGTAATGAGAAAGTGAAAGATATATCCTGACAAATTTCTAGATGCATACTGTCTCATCTAGAACTTCTATCTCTTAAAAATATAGAGCCacagatgaaatgaaaaaaatatagagccacagagagaaatgaaatgaaatgctactactcttttctttttgcagtttgcAAAGGAGATGCTTCAGATGTTTTAGACTACAAGTCAGTAAACTTTGCTTACGTAGCTGGCTCCATTCATTCTCTGAAGCCAATCACTCCCCCTGTGGTGGCCGATAAGAATTTAACGGCTTGAGAAGGTGGAGTGTCAGCATCCTTAGCGCTAAACACGTTCCCAGGCATATCAGTAGCCTCTGTCCATCACCCATCCTGGAAGctattttgaaaaggagaaatagaaaTTGGGAAGGGAAATCATGCATCATCATCATCCTGGCTGGAATGTACAGAAGACTTTATGCTGTTTTCATCATGTGGATTCACTAGAGAAATGACCACCTTTGATCAGCCAAGTAAAATCAAAAACTTGTTTATTTGCTGCCTGTGCCCCCCACGGGTGCTGAGGCTCTGGACTTGCAGGCGCCCAAGGACAAGGAGGAATCTGCTAGTGGGCATTGCGTGTGTGATCTACCTGGGATTCCTCGTCAGTCAAGTGGGTCATGTTTTACCCCAGCACAAAGGAGGACACCAGAAGATCAGTTCCAGAAGTCTCCACGATGCAGCCCAAACTCCTTTTCTGGGCATCCCACTGGATGGCACCCTGTCGCCACCCAATTTCCAGGAACCCCAGCTTGGTAGCAATGGGACCTTGCTGCCACCCAATGTAGTTTATATCACCCTGCGGTCTAAGCGCAGCAAGCCTGCCAATATCAGAGGCACAGTGAAGCCAAAGCGCAGGAAGAAACATGCAACCCCTTTGTCCTATGGGCAGCACTTTCCAAAAGCTGCTTTTATAGGCCAGGAAGAGGCCTTTGCCCAACAGCCGGGGAGGGCCACGCGTGCCATGGGTGCAATGGGAGCAGCCGTAGCTCTGGAGGCGAGAAAGCACCAACTGGATGAACGCAGGCATAAAGGAATGGCAATCAGGGAGAGGGGTCACCGGAGACCTGGGGGGATTTCTGGAGCTATGAAGGCACAGCCCCAGGCTGAGGAAAGCAATATCAGGATTTACAGCGAGAGCTCTCCCTCTTGGCTGAGCAAAGAAGACATCTTAAACATGCGCATGCTGGCAGATTCTCGGATAGAGAACATCCAAGAAGTACCTTCTCACAAAGCAGTCCTGGTAGTATTTGCGAGGGGTCCCAGCACCACAGGAACTGCTTGTAACCAGGGGCACTGTGGCATCGTCAAAAGACCCCTCGACATGAGCGAGGTGTTTGCCTTTCATTTGGATAGGATCTTGGGGCTGAATAGGAGCTTACCTTCTGTAAGCAGGAGATCGGAGTTCTTCCAAGGTAACACATTCCTATGGCTTTCAGCTTGCAGGTGGGGTGCTGAGGTTTCCTTCCCCCTCCCGTGTTAACCACAGGGCAGCAGCCACCTTTAACTCCTGCAAGCCTGAGAACTAACCCCATCATTACAGGGAAGTAAAGCTGGTATCTGTGTGTAATTTCTGCAGTGCAATTATCCTGTTCAAAGGACGCAGTACCTCAAAGTTTAGATAAAGTACCATTGAGCTGCTGAGGGCAGTAAGAATTTCTCTTCCACAACAGTCTGGAATGAGAAAAGAAGGAGTCCTCCGTAGATCGCATGACGTTGTACAGTCTGCCCAAAGTGAAACTGGTGAAAAATTCCAGAATACCCTGTGATTCAATAggtatttctgatattttttaaaattttctcatcttttagATTTGACTTTAATAAAATACTACATTGCAGTGAATCCTGTTGTACATTTTGAGGTTCATTACATACATCTATATATTATGCCAACAAAGAAATATACACAGTAAATATCTCAATATGCCTGCTACATGATTGGTAtaaatttttcaattaaaaatttgatttttattctttagtGAAATTAAAGCTAGATTTCAGACATGTAATGTGAGTTAGAAGTAAGTCTACTTCTAACATTGCTATCTTTTAAATATGTCTTCAGCCTAATTGCTATTTTTGTACAGTCACAAATCACAATCCAAAAGGACTACGTTGCATTTTAATGAATCATGGCTAAAGTGGCTAGCTATGTTTTTGCTGTTCCTTTCTTGCTGCTGAAATTAGCTtgtacaaagtatttttatatcagtctgcatttcttaaaaaaaataatgcaagaatgACTTTCGAAAGTCTGACAGCAGGAAGAGGACCCAGTAATCTctgatttcttcctgttttgtaaGCCTTCCTTTTGGCAGCCTGTGCAACAAAGTGAATGAATCTCTAGGAACAACAGTTTGGAGGCTTCTGAATATTATTCATACTTGCAGAGCATGGAAGATACATTATGTCTAGTttatttttaggaataagatTTATTGCTATAGAGCTGTCACAAGGCATTAAGGTAGTTCGGTTGGAGGAACTGTGCACAGTGTGGCTGCAGAGATGACAGACTGCAAGCCTCTGAAAACTGCTATTAGGCTAATTGTGCATTGTGTTGCTCAGTGTCTGTCACCTTACAGTGTGTTTTGGCCTGTCTGGGACAGAGAGAGTCATTCTGccctctttaattttcttttcctcataacTGGCTATGTTCCTATAGCAAGAAGAGTGTTGCTAGGTGATGAGAagagaaataacattattttggtcccacttcattttttccagctgaagggTGAAGAGAGCATTTGGAACTGTTACTGTACCTTGTCTCTCTCcatttgtttagcctggaaataTACTGGAGCTCAGATGCCTAATATCTACTTGAGCTCATTACTATTTACATGCTTGTGTTTGGCATAATCTGGAAAACATCTGTGTTGAGAAGATGAgcaaaaatatattcttaaaaataatatgaacaaTTAGTGAGCTCATTTCTATAACCTATATGCATTTAAGTTAAGATTAGGTAGGCACTGTAAAGTTTTTTACAGGGTGGCTTGTGTGAATCATGGTTATTCATATGGGAAAGAAAGCAATGCAGGACTAGAgagtgtgcatgtatgtatgaaTGTACACAGTTTCTGGGCTGGCATGTCTCTCTCCACAACACATCCCTTTAGCTTGCCTCAGTTGTGATCTGATGTAACAAGACGTGTTTGATGTAgcattaaaatcttaaaaaatggGCTTTTCAAAACTGTCATTCATGTTgtcaaaagcagttttaaagaaCTGCTTAGTAAATCCCTGTACAGGTTCTGTTTCCCCTATTCCCACAAATcccacactgatttttttttttaaagtctaaaaaaCTACTGTATGCAAGTCCTCTGTCTGCTGCCCTTACCTTCCATAGTTAACTGTAAAACCTTTTAAGTGTTAACTgaattttttaatcttatttttccatCATGGATGGAAAAATCAGGTATGATAACtctttccttcatatttttgCAATGAATTGGCCAAACGTAAAAAGCCTGGGGAGTACAGGTGGGCAAAGCCCTTTTGAGTTCAGTGTTACCGACTAAAAGAGCATGATTCTGGGCATATGCAAGCACTCATTCATTGCTACTTACAAGGCATGAAAAACGCCAAGAGCTCCCGAACACCTATAAACAAAGAAGGATAAGCTtataaaataacaagaaataatcATAAAACTGTGTCTGTTGTGGAGCAAATGGAGGCTGACCCTTGTGTGTCTGAGTTTTGGGATGGTCACATTCATACCACAGGACTGAGAATCTTCATTATTTGATCATCCTGAGGAACAGGAGAGGCATAAGTGACCTTGCTTGGTGTCACAGCCCTGCCTCTATTAATTTGCACAGAAGCTAAGTAAAAGGACTGCACATATTGCCTCTAGCTCAGCAACAGCGTTTGCAGGGTAGCACGATGCCAGCGTTTGTTAGGGCTTGAGCTGCCACTGGAGTACCATGGGCTGGAGCAGCCTTgctcctgtgctgcagctgagggaATAGGACTCTGGCTCCTTGAATTGTAGCAACAAGACTGACCTCTGTACTCAGCTTTTGGTACAAAATACACAGCTATTGCTATGCAGTTTTGTTGTGCCACTGGCTGAGGGCCTGAACTACTGCATGCTGACAACCACCCCTTTTCCCCCCTGGTTTTCTGATATCGTAAATTTGGCTAAATATGTTCTATCCTGTGCTGAGAAGAATAAGCACAGGT encodes the following:
- the GASK1B gene encoding Golgi-associated kinase 1B, producing the protein MLFSSCGFTREMTTFDQPSKIKNLFICCLCPPRVLRLWTCRRPRTRRNLLVGIACVIYLGFLVSQVGHVLPQHKGGHQKISSRSLHDAAQTPFLGIPLDGTLSPPNFQEPQLGSNGTLLPPNVVYITLRSKRSKPANIRGTVKPKRRKKHATPLSYGQHFPKAAFIGQEEAFAQQPGRATRAMGAMGAAVALEARKHQLDERRHKGMAIRERGHRRPGGISGAMKAQPQAEESNIRIYSESSPSWLSKEDILNMRMLADSRIENIQEVPSHKAVLVVFARGPSTTGTACNQGHCGIVKRPLDMSEVFAFHLDRILGLNRSLPSVSRRSEFFQDGQACPVILWDSSLSPTDNSTHSSVRLTWGQYQQLLKQKCWQNGKVPKAEWGCTEIHHHEWSKMALFDFLLQIYNRLDRNCCGFKPLKEDACVQQGLKLKCSDQDAVDLTHIVQRRHDRRHLAFIDNKGFFDRNEDNLDFKILQGINEFPESAVSVLRSQRLREKLLQSLFLDKIYWESQGGRKGIEKLIDVIERRSKILLTYINAHGAKVLPMNE